A single Lactuca sativa cultivar Salinas chromosome 8, Lsat_Salinas_v11, whole genome shotgun sequence DNA region contains:
- the LOC111882411 gene encoding uncharacterized protein LOC111882411, producing MPKLVVVPFGPLGGADATWVIIEDYNAIYVIGYAFFLDFYVYLEKYKRCSNLSQDSTHAILFGCASQYTIMPTFGFIISRLLGLSPSLSVGLILLSCCPGGIASNNNLICTCTDLIITFLLLFIGCSSRPLYPLPSHDEKTKMPLQTFRPFNVAHRGSNGELPEETAPSYLRAIEEGTYFIEMDILVSKDGVLMCHHDVILDDTTDVLEHIQFADRKRTYEVEGANMNGLFMYVSLKHQFLS from the exons ATGCCAAAGCTGGTTGTGGTCCCGTTTGGGCCTTTGGGCGGGGCGGATGCAACATGGGTCATTATTGAG GATTATAACGCAATTTATGTAATTGGGTATGCTTTCTTTCTAGACTTTTACGTTTATcttgaaaaatataaaaggtgtTCAAACTTGTCTCAAGATTCAACCCATGCT ATACTCTTTGGATGTGCTTCTCAGTACACAATTATGCCAACTTTTGGATTCATAATAAGCAGATTGTTGGGGCTCTCACCATCTCTTTCAGTTGGTCTAATATTACTTTCTTGTTGTCCCGGAGGCATTGCCTCTAAT AATAATTTGATCTGTACATGTACAGATCTCATCATTACTTTTCTGCTACTCTTTATCGGATGTTCTTCAAGGCCACTCTACCCGCTTCCAAGTCACgatgaaaagacgaaaatgcccctaCAAACTTTTCGTCCATTTAACGTTGCACATCGGGGTTCAAATGGAGAACTCCCAGAAGAAACTGCTCCTTCTTACTTG AGGGCAATTGAAGAAGGAACATACTTCATAGAAATGGATATTTTAGTTAGCAAAGATGGTGTTCTTATGTGTCACCATGATGTTATTCTTGATGACACAACCGATGTTTTAGAACATATACAGTTTGCAGATAGAAAAAGAACCTATGAAGTTGAAGGAGCTAACATGAATGGATTGTTCATGTATGTTTCCTTAAAACATCAATTTTTATCTTAA